In Streptomyces sp. NBC_00306, a single genomic region encodes these proteins:
- a CDS encoding ABC transporter permease, whose translation MSIVPAEAVSGKTGQIRVHSAAAEPAAPLAPRARLLPALGAVYRAQLSRARVARIPLLFVATFQSVGIMVLMRGVVDGGAEARAVVAGSSVLVVAFVALNLLAQYFGQLRATGGLDHYATLPVPPAAVVLGAAGAYASFTVPGTIVTAVTGSVLFQLPMTHLWVLVAVIPLSGAALAGLGAALGLLAPRQEFATLLGQLGMSAALLLGVLPADRLPGPISYARDLLPSTYGVEALARTFEASPDWAVVALDLAVCAFVGVVSLTVATWAYRRAAVR comes from the coding sequence GTGAGCATCGTTCCCGCGGAGGCGGTGTCCGGGAAAACCGGACAGATCAGGGTCCACAGCGCGGCGGCCGAACCCGCCGCGCCTCTCGCACCGCGGGCCCGGCTGCTGCCGGCTCTCGGTGCCGTGTACCGCGCGCAGCTGTCGCGGGCACGGGTGGCCAGGATCCCGCTCCTCTTCGTGGCGACGTTCCAGTCCGTCGGGATCATGGTCCTGATGCGCGGGGTCGTGGACGGCGGTGCCGAGGCGCGTGCCGTCGTCGCCGGCTCCTCGGTCCTCGTCGTCGCGTTCGTCGCGCTGAATCTGCTCGCCCAGTACTTCGGGCAGCTGCGCGCCACCGGTGGTCTGGACCACTATGCGACCCTGCCGGTGCCGCCCGCGGCCGTGGTGCTCGGGGCGGCCGGAGCGTACGCCTCCTTCACCGTGCCCGGCACGATCGTCACCGCCGTCACCGGCAGCGTGCTGTTCCAGCTGCCCATGACGCATCTGTGGGTGCTCGTGGCGGTGATCCCGCTGAGCGGGGCCGCGCTCGCCGGTCTCGGTGCGGCGCTCGGCCTGCTCGCACCGCGCCAGGAATTCGCCACACTGCTCGGGCAGTTGGGCATGTCGGCCGCGCTGCTGCTGGGAGTACTGCCGGCGGACCGGTTGCCGGGGCCGATCTCGTACGCGCGTGATCTGCTGCCGTCGACGTACGGCGTCGAGGCCCTTGCCAGGACCTTCGAGGCGAGCCCCGACTGGGCCGTCGTGGCGCTCGACCTCGCGGTCTGCGCGTTCGTGGGCGTCGTCTCGCTCACGGTCGCGACGTGGGCCTATCGGCGGGCGGCGGTCCGGTGA